The following proteins come from a genomic window of Winogradskyella sp. PC-19:
- a CDS encoding peptidoglycan DD-metalloendopeptidase family protein yields MGNFLFMPTSPFDSVLQSLDTFPVLGEAYANDDYVPLDLCVNNPDLQAVNVSSSEDLETYIWNHIKTSKAKIAYGGYIEKRGIYNRSSHFNQQNKETERNIHLGIDLWIEVNTPIYTPLDAELHSFKDNFGFGNYGPTLILKHSIDALEFYTLYGHLSKSSLNEKRVGEKIEKGQQIATLGTAKVNGDYPPHLHFQVIKDIEDYIGDYPGVSNQKDLEFYKTNCPNPNLLLRLE; encoded by the coding sequence ATGGGAAATTTTTTATTTATGCCCACTTCACCTTTTGATAGTGTATTACAATCTTTAGACACTTTTCCAGTTCTTGGAGAAGCATATGCAAACGACGATTATGTACCATTAGATTTATGTGTAAATAATCCTGATTTACAAGCAGTCAATGTATCTTCTTCTGAAGATTTGGAAACGTATATCTGGAATCATATAAAAACATCAAAAGCAAAAATAGCCTATGGTGGCTATATCGAAAAACGAGGTATTTACAATCGGAGCTCCCATTTTAATCAACAAAATAAAGAAACAGAACGTAACATCCATTTAGGCATAGATTTATGGATTGAAGTCAATACGCCAATTTATACGCCATTAGATGCCGAATTACATAGTTTTAAAGATAATTTTGGATTTGGAAATTATGGACCAACACTAATACTAAAACACAGTATAGATGCTTTAGAGTTTTATACACTTTATGGGCATTTAAGCAAAAGTTCTCTGAATGAAAAAAGAGTAGGAGAAAAGATAGAAAAAGGACAGCAAATTGCTACTTTGGGTACAGCCAAAGTTAACGGTGATTATCCACCACATCTACATTTTCAGGTTATAAAAGATATCGAAGATTACATTGGCGATTATCCTGGTGTTTCTAATCAGAAAGATTTAGAGTTTTATAAAACCAATTGCCCAAATCCAAATTTGTTGTTGAGGTTGGAGTAA
- a CDS encoding RNA polymerase sigma factor codes for MFQVDIIEKCRKNDRKAQLKLYNQYCNGMLIVAQRFVKNTMEAEDVVQESFIKAFTKLEQYKAEVTFGAWLKRIVVNKSIDLLKSKKQRLVDLEDVQLKVVEEDDNWSVDYNVTIEDVKTAMQQLPEKYKYVLMLYLIEGYDHQEISEILNISEVASRTQLSRGKGKLKELLNTQKNGTES; via the coding sequence ATGTTTCAAGTAGACATTATTGAAAAATGTAGGAAAAACGACCGAAAGGCGCAGTTAAAACTGTATAACCAATATTGTAATGGTATGCTTATCGTGGCACAGCGTTTTGTAAAGAATACTATGGAAGCAGAAGATGTTGTTCAAGAGTCTTTTATAAAAGCATTTACAAAACTAGAGCAGTATAAAGCCGAAGTAACTTTTGGAGCTTGGTTAAAGAGAATAGTAGTTAACAAAAGTATTGACCTACTAAAATCTAAAAAGCAGAGATTGGTTGATTTGGAAGACGTACAACTCAAAGTGGTTGAAGAAGATGATAATTGGTCTGTTGATTATAATGTTACTATCGAAGATGTAAAAACAGCCATGCAACAATTACCAGAAAAATATAAATATGTATTGATGTTGTATTTAATCGAAGGTTATGATCATCAAGAAATATCAGAAATATTGAACATCTCTGAAGTTGCTTCAAGAACGCAACTGTCGAGAGGAAAAGGAAAATTAAAAGAATTATTAAATACACAAAAAAATGGGACAGAATCTTAA
- a CDS encoding DUF2911 domain-containing protein, whose translation MLKRILIFLSIATVALLLYSVFVENIFSPPLSPKDSAAIELNDLKLEVEYNRPSKREREIFGALVPFDQVWRTGANEATTFSSNKDLVIQGMLLPKGKYTLWTVPMENSWKVMFNSGQYKWGVDEKMEPMWDPNYDVIELEVPTEKVDGTVEKFTIAFDNTTGNLKLTLAWDATKIEVPIQEASLGNNTNSMKRRQ comes from the coding sequence ATGTTGAAACGCATCCTGATTTTTCTATCCATAGCAACCGTTGCTTTATTACTGTATTCTGTTTTTGTAGAAAATATTTTTTCGCCACCATTAAGTCCAAAAGACTCTGCAGCAATAGAACTTAATGACCTAAAGCTTGAAGTTGAGTACAATAGACCATCAAAAAGAGAACGCGAAATTTTTGGTGCCTTAGTACCTTTTGATCAAGTTTGGAGAACTGGTGCAAATGAAGCTACTACTTTTTCTTCTAATAAAGATTTAGTTATACAAGGTATGCTTTTGCCAAAAGGCAAGTATACTTTATGGACTGTACCAATGGAAAATTCTTGGAAAGTGATGTTTAATTCAGGGCAATATAAATGGGGTGTTGACGAAAAAATGGAACCAATGTGGGATCCAAATTACGATGTTATAGAATTAGAAGTCCCAACAGAAAAAGTAGATGGTACAGTCGAAAAATTTACTATAGCTTTTGATAATACTACTGGAAATCTAAAACTAACTCTAGCTTGGGATGCTACTAAAATTGAAGTCCCAATACAAGAAGCCAGTTTAGGAAATAATACAAATAGTATGAAACGCAGACAATAA